A DNA window from Sphingopyxis sp. CCNWLW2 contains the following coding sequences:
- a CDS encoding peptide chain release factor 3 codes for MSKHPDRRTFAIISHPDAGKTTLTEKLLVAGGAIHIAGEVKARGQARRARSDWMKIEQQRGISVTSSVMTFEHQGLVFNLLDTPGHEDFSEDTYRTLTAVDSAVMVIDAAKGIEPQTLKLFEVCRLRSVPIITFINKVDREGLPPFELLDEVADRLALDVCPMNWPAGMGGQFEGIYDLVDPAIMRPGGDASRMYEGHRAKVAGLDDPALAGELSERGLAHLKEETELASACYAPFDASAYRAGDLTPVYFGSALKEFGVIDLLSALANHAPGPQPQPAEPAPVQPGDDAVTGFVFKVQANMNPAHRDRIAFMRLCSGKFERGMRLMQGGTGKAIAISRPMLFLAQDREMAEEAFPGDIIGIPNHGTLRVGDTLSERTDITITGLPNFAPELLRRVALVDPTKTKQLRKALDDMAEEGIIQVFYPEIGSNMVVGVVGQLQLEVLISRLDAEYKVEAKLEQSPWDTARWIASDDAAALKAFQADHRGASATDRDGAPVFMAKDAWEVGYVTQRHPSIRFTATKERRFAPAD; via the coding sequence ATGTCCAAGCATCCCGACCGCCGTACCTTCGCCATCATCTCGCATCCCGACGCGGGTAAGACGACGCTGACCGAGAAATTGCTCGTCGCGGGCGGCGCGATCCATATCGCGGGCGAGGTCAAGGCACGCGGACAGGCGCGGCGCGCGCGATCCGACTGGATGAAGATCGAACAGCAGCGCGGGATTTCGGTGACCTCGTCGGTTATGACCTTCGAACATCAGGGGCTCGTCTTCAACCTGCTCGACACACCGGGGCACGAGGATTTCAGCGAGGATACTTATCGTACGCTGACCGCGGTCGACAGCGCGGTGATGGTGATCGACGCCGCGAAGGGCATCGAGCCGCAGACGCTGAAGCTGTTCGAGGTGTGCCGCCTGCGCTCGGTGCCGATCATCACCTTCATCAACAAGGTCGACCGCGAAGGCCTGCCGCCGTTCGAACTGCTCGACGAGGTCGCCGACCGGCTCGCGCTCGACGTGTGCCCGATGAACTGGCCCGCGGGCATGGGTGGGCAGTTCGAGGGGATCTATGATCTCGTCGATCCGGCGATCATGCGTCCGGGCGGCGACGCGTCGCGCATGTATGAAGGCCACCGCGCGAAGGTTGCGGGACTCGACGACCCCGCGCTGGCTGGGGAGCTTTCGGAGCGCGGGCTGGCGCACCTCAAGGAAGAGACCGAGCTGGCGTCGGCCTGTTATGCGCCCTTCGATGCCTCCGCTTACCGCGCTGGCGATCTGACCCCGGTCTATTTCGGATCGGCGCTCAAGGAATTCGGCGTCATCGACCTGCTTTCGGCGCTCGCCAACCATGCGCCGGGGCCGCAGCCGCAGCCCGCCGAACCCGCGCCGGTGCAGCCGGGCGATGACGCGGTGACCGGCTTTGTGTTCAAGGTGCAGGCGAATATGAACCCCGCGCACCGCGACCGCATCGCCTTCATGCGCCTGTGCTCGGGCAAGTTCGAGCGCGGGATGCGGCTGATGCAGGGCGGGACGGGCAAGGCGATCGCGATCAGCCGTCCGATGCTGTTCCTCGCGCAGGACCGTGAAATGGCCGAAGAGGCGTTCCCCGGCGACATCATCGGCATTCCGAACCACGGCACGCTGCGCGTCGGCGACACGCTGTCCGAACGCACCGACATCACGATCACCGGGCTGCCGAACTTCGCCCCCGAACTGCTGCGCCGCGTCGCGCTGGTCGATCCGACGAAGACCAAGCAGCTGAGGAAAGCGCTCGACGACATGGCCGAGGAGGGGATCATCCAGGTCTTCTACCCCGAAATCGGGTCGAATATGGTCGTCGGGGTCGTCGGCCAGCTGCAGCTCGAAGTGCTGATCAGCCGTCTCGATGCCGAATATAAGGTCGAGGCGAAGCTCGAGCAGTCGCCTTGGGACACCGCGCGCTGGATCGCGAGCGACGATGCCGCCGCGCTGAAAGCGTTCCAGGCCGACCATCGCGGCGCCAGCGCCACCGACCGCGACGGTGCGCCGGTGTTCATGGCGAAGGATGCGTGGGAAGTCGGCTATGTGACCCAGCGACATCCGTCGATCCGGTTTACGGCGACCAAGGAGCGGCGCTTCGCTCCGGCCGATTGA
- a CDS encoding TIGR02300 family protein produces the protein MIKAEWGTKRSCPKCATRFYDLTKDDPVNCINCGYNWIPESVLKSKQPMPFEQIEKPGKVAKEEGVDEDLDLDVDVDEDSDSPDNDVDLGGDDDLGVATGDDEDVET, from the coding sequence ATGATCAAGGCTGAATGGGGCACGAAGCGTAGCTGCCCGAAATGCGCAACCCGATTCTATGATTTGACCAAGGACGATCCGGTGAACTGCATCAATTGCGGTTACAACTGGATTCCGGAATCGGTGCTGAAATCGAAGCAGCCGATGCCGTTCGAGCAGATCGAAAAGCCCGGCAAGGTCGCCAAGGAAGAAGGCGTCGACGAGGATCTGGATCTGGACGTCGATGTCGACGAGGACAGCGATTCGCCCGACAATGACGTCGACCTCGGCGGCGACGACGATCTGGGCGTTGCGACGGGCGACGACGAGGACGTCGAAACCTGA
- a CDS encoding enoyl-CoA hydratase-related protein → MTLPTFDTIKLELADHVATITLNRPDRLNSMPPAMADDIREALDHLPGLGARALLITGEGRGFCSGADLAGDRSGGGAVSGGARSRNALRGHYNPMLLALANLDIPVVTAVNGPAAGVGCSFALSGDFTIAGKSAYFLQAFVNIGLVPDGGSSWLLPRLIGVPRALQMMMLGEKIGGEQAADWGMIYKCVDDADLITEAKALAARLANGPTIALGTMRKVLRDGLSQDYSTTLDAEAKGQFIAGGTADAMEGIMAFQQKRKTEFKGK, encoded by the coding sequence ATGACCCTTCCGACCTTCGACACGATCAAGCTCGAACTCGCCGACCATGTCGCGACGATCACGCTCAACCGCCCCGACCGGCTGAATTCGATGCCGCCCGCGATGGCCGACGACATTCGCGAAGCGCTCGATCATCTGCCGGGCCTCGGCGCGCGCGCGCTGCTGATCACCGGCGAAGGGCGCGGCTTTTGTTCGGGCGCCGATCTGGCGGGCGATCGTTCGGGTGGCGGCGCGGTCAGCGGCGGGGCGCGGAGCCGCAACGCGCTGCGCGGTCATTACAATCCGATGCTGCTCGCGCTCGCGAACCTCGACATCCCCGTCGTCACCGCGGTGAATGGACCCGCGGCGGGCGTCGGGTGTAGCTTCGCGCTGTCGGGCGATTTCACCATCGCGGGCAAGAGCGCCTATTTCCTCCAGGCCTTCGTCAACATCGGCCTCGTCCCCGACGGTGGCTCGTCGTGGCTGCTGCCGCGCCTGATCGGTGTGCCGCGCGCGCTGCAGATGATGATGCTGGGCGAGAAGATCGGCGGCGAACAGGCCGCTGACTGGGGCATGATCTATAAATGCGTCGACGATGCCGACCTGATCACTGAGGCCAAGGCGCTCGCTGCCCGCCTCGCCAATGGCCCGACGATCGCGCTCGGGACGATGCGCAAGGTGCTCCGCGACGGCCTGTCGCAGGATTATTCAACCACGCTCGACGCCGAAGCCAAGGGCCAGTTTATCGCCGGCGGCACCGCCGACGCGATGGAAGGCATCATGGCCTTCCAGCAGAAGCGCAAGACCGAGTTCAAGGGCAAGTAA
- a CDS encoding HD domain-containing protein has translation MNEMTHDHATFRSMIDGTQEDWDIIAREQKEFAPNNGKRILDHLKLLGGDYGGFPVDRLEHCLQTATRAHRDGRDEEYVVMALLHDIGDTLGAFNHPDVAAAILKPFLSEENLWIVQHHGVFQGHYFFHYLGLDRDMRDQFKDSPYYAACAEFCEKYDAPAFDPDYDSEPLEFFEPMVMRLCSYPRTSIYKKVMVEEAAE, from the coding sequence ATGAACGAGATGACGCACGATCACGCCACTTTCCGGTCGATGATCGACGGAACGCAGGAAGATTGGGACATTATCGCGCGCGAGCAAAAGGAGTTCGCGCCGAACAATGGCAAGCGCATCCTCGACCATCTGAAACTGCTCGGCGGCGATTATGGCGGCTTTCCGGTCGACCGGCTCGAACATTGCCTGCAGACCGCGACGCGCGCGCACAGGGATGGCCGCGACGAGGAATATGTCGTGATGGCGCTGCTCCACGACATTGGCGACACGCTGGGCGCGTTCAATCATCCCGACGTCGCGGCGGCGATCCTCAAGCCCTTCCTGTCAGAGGAAAATCTGTGGATCGTCCAGCATCATGGCGTATTCCAGGGCCATTATTTCTTCCACTATCTCGGGCTCGACCGCGACATGCGCGACCAGTTCAAGGATAGCCCTTATTATGCGGCGTGCGCCGAATTCTGCGAGAAATATGACGCGCCGGCGTTCGACCCCGATTACGACAGCGAGCCGCTCGAGTTTTTCGAGCCGATGGTGATGCGCCTCTGCTCCTATCCGCGCACGAGCATCTACAAGAAGGTGATGGTCGAGGAGGCCGCGGAGTAG
- a CDS encoding RrF2 family transcriptional regulator has protein sequence MLSQKTRYTIRAFQHLADHWGKGQVQLADIAEAQNIPPKFLTVILSEMAREGLLISQRGRDGGYQLALPPIDISYGDLVRLTRGSLALVPCAARNAHEHCKNCLPESECRLRSLMLKVRDDTASILDRITLADPIALEPVFDKEEAAE, from the coding sequence ATGCTTTCGCAAAAAACCCGCTATACGATCCGCGCGTTCCAGCATCTTGCCGACCATTGGGGCAAGGGGCAGGTGCAGCTCGCGGATATTGCGGAGGCGCAGAATATCCCGCCCAAATTCCTGACCGTGATCCTGTCCGAAATGGCGCGCGAGGGGCTGCTCATTTCGCAGCGCGGGCGCGACGGCGGCTATCAGCTCGCCCTCCCCCCGATCGACATCAGCTATGGCGATCTCGTCCGGCTGACGCGCGGCTCGCTCGCGCTCGTCCCGTGCGCGGCGCGCAACGCGCACGAACATTGCAAGAATTGCCTGCCCGAATCCGAATGCCGGCTGCGCAGCCTGATGTTGAAAGTCCGCGACGACACCGCGTCGATCCTCGACCGCATCACCCTCGCCGACCCGATCGCGCTCGAGCCCGTGTTCGACAAGGAAGAAGCGGCCGAATAG